Proteins from a single region of Streptomyces sp. TN58:
- a CDS encoding DNA polymerase III subunit gamma and tau has translation MSSLALYRRYRPESFAEVIGQEHVTAPLMQALRNNRVNHAYLFSGPRGCGKTTSARILARCLNCEQGPTPTPCGECQSCRDLARNGPGSIDVIEIDAASHGGVDDARDLREKAFFGPASSRYKIYIIDEAHMVTSAGFNALLKVVEEPPEHLKFIFATTEPEKVIGTIRSRTHHYPFRLVPPGTLREYLGEVCGREGARVEDGVLPLVVRAGAGSVRDSMSVMDQLLAGAGEEGVTYAMATSLLGYTEGSLLDSVVDAFASGDGAAAFEVVDRVVEGGNDPRRFVADLLERLRDLVILAAVPDAGEKGLIDAPADVVERMQAQASVFGAAELSRAADLVNAGLTEMRGATSPRLQLELICARVLLPAAFDDERSFQARLDRLERGGAAAFAAGPPAVAPAMGYVPGPEAHTMAPAGPGGGPAAARAAAAAAISAPAPAAPVAAVQAPVQAVAPAAAPPAQPQAAPAAPPAPAPAAPVPGAWPGAAQPGSGAPAATRPAAGAPAPGAWPSAAAPGQGAPVPAHVPATEAPAAPAPAAAPAPSPGMAAGAGQVQAMWPGVLEAVKNRRRFTWILLSQNAQVTGFDGTTLQLGFPNAGARDNFASSGSEDVLKAVLAEQFQVNWKIDAVVGGGSPAPAGGPGPAYGAPSAPAPAYSPPAYSPPPAPPQQAQAPQAPSTPPQQQSQQPRQSVAAPPPPVQQAPPPVAPEDDFAEDDDPDLVESALTGHDLIVRELGATVVEEYTNE, from the coding sequence GTGTCGTCCCTTGCGCTGTACCGCCGCTACCGCCCCGAGTCGTTCGCCGAGGTCATCGGTCAGGAGCATGTCACTGCACCCCTGATGCAGGCCCTGCGGAACAACCGGGTCAATCACGCGTACCTGTTCAGCGGGCCGCGCGGGTGTGGAAAGACCACCAGCGCGCGCATCCTCGCCCGGTGCCTGAACTGTGAGCAGGGTCCCACCCCGACTCCCTGCGGGGAGTGCCAGTCCTGCCGCGACCTCGCCAGGAACGGGCCGGGGTCCATCGACGTCATCGAGATCGACGCGGCCTCGCACGGTGGTGTGGACGACGCCCGCGACCTGCGCGAGAAGGCCTTCTTCGGTCCGGCGTCCAGCCGCTACAAGATCTACATCATCGACGAGGCCCACATGGTCACCTCGGCGGGCTTCAACGCCCTGCTGAAGGTGGTCGAGGAGCCGCCGGAGCACCTCAAGTTCATCTTCGCCACCACCGAGCCGGAGAAGGTGATCGGGACCATCCGGTCGCGGACGCACCACTACCCCTTCCGGCTGGTCCCGCCCGGGACCCTCCGCGAGTACCTGGGCGAGGTCTGCGGCCGGGAGGGCGCCCGGGTCGAGGACGGTGTGCTGCCGCTCGTCGTGCGCGCCGGCGCGGGTTCCGTGCGTGACTCGATGTCCGTCATGGACCAGCTCCTCGCCGGCGCCGGCGAGGAGGGTGTGACGTATGCCATGGCCACCTCCCTGCTCGGCTACACCGAGGGCTCGCTGCTCGACTCCGTCGTCGACGCCTTCGCCTCCGGGGACGGCGCGGCCGCCTTCGAGGTCGTCGACCGCGTCGTCGAGGGCGGGAACGACCCGCGCCGGTTCGTCGCCGACCTGCTGGAGCGGCTGCGCGACCTGGTCATCCTCGCCGCCGTGCCCGACGCCGGGGAGAAGGGGCTGATCGACGCCCCCGCCGATGTCGTGGAGCGGATGCAGGCCCAGGCGTCGGTGTTCGGCGCGGCCGAGCTGTCGCGCGCCGCCGACCTGGTCAATGCCGGCCTGACCGAGATGCGGGGCGCGACCTCGCCCCGGCTCCAGCTGGAGCTGATCTGCGCCCGCGTGCTGCTTCCCGCCGCCTTCGACGACGAGCGGTCCTTCCAGGCCCGTCTGGACCGCCTGGAGCGCGGCGGAGCCGCCGCCTTCGCCGCCGGGCCGCCGGCCGTGGCCCCCGCGATGGGCTATGTCCCCGGGCCCGAGGCGCACACCATGGCGCCCGCCGGGCCCGGCGGAGGGCCCGCCGCCGCGCGGGCCGCCGCTGCCGCCGCGATCTCCGCGCCGGCTCCCGCGGCGCCGGTCGCCGCCGTCCAGGCCCCCGTCCAGGCGGTTGCGCCGGCCGCGGCTCCCCCGGCGCAGCCACAGGCCGCGCCCGCCGCCCCGCCCGCTCCTGCCCCGGCCGCCCCCGTGCCCGGCGCGTGGCCCGGAGCCGCGCAGCCCGGCAGCGGGGCCCCGGCTGCCACCCGGCCCGCCGCCGGTGCCCCCGCACCCGGCGCGTGGCCCAGCGCGGCCGCCCCCGGGCAGGGTGCGCCCGTACCCGCGCACGTTCCGGCCACCGAGGCCCCGGCGGCTCCCGCCCCGGCGGCAGCGCCCGCGCCCTCACCCGGCATGGCGGCCGGTGCCGGACAGGTCCAGGCGATGTGGCCCGGCGTCTTGGAGGCCGTCAAGAACCGCCGCCGCTTCACCTGGATCCTCCTCAGCCAGAACGCCCAGGTCACCGGCTTCGACGGGACCACCCTCCAGCTCGGCTTCCCCAACGCCGGAGCCCGCGACAACTTCGCGAGCAGCGGCAGTGAGGACGTGCTCAAGGCGGTCCTGGCCGAGCAGTTCCAGGTCAACTGGAAGATCGACGCCGTCGTGGGCGGCGGCTCCCCCGCTCCGGCGGGCGGCCCGGGCCCGGCGTACGGAGCGCCCTCAGCGCCCGCGCCGGCCTACAGCCCGCCCGCCTACAGCCCGCCGCCCGCCCCGCCGCAGCAGGCGCAGGCCCCACAGGCTCCGTCCACGCCGCCGCAGCAGCAGTCCCAGCAGCCCCGGCAGTCGGTCGCCGCGCCGCCGCCGCCCGTACAGCAGGCGCCCCCGCCGGTGGCTCCCGAGGACGACTTCGCGGAGGACGACGACCCCGACCTCGTCGAGAGCGCGCTGACCGGACACGACCTGATCGTGCGGGAGCTCGGAGCCACCGTTGTGGAGGAATACACGAACGAGTAG
- a CDS encoding PIN domain nuclease, protein MNAALYLIDTSALARFMRGDAEQYGWDQAAAAGLIATCPITELEFFYSARSAADRAHGIEDIRLLFGWVPVDDRAYDRAWQVQEALTKQGRHRSAGAVDLVVAATAELQGLTLLHCDHDFEGIAALTGQPLQWYGPEGRK, encoded by the coding sequence GTGAACGCCGCGCTCTACCTGATCGACACCAGCGCCCTCGCCCGGTTCATGCGGGGCGACGCGGAGCAGTACGGCTGGGACCAGGCAGCGGCCGCCGGCCTGATCGCCACGTGCCCGATCACGGAGCTGGAGTTCTTCTACAGCGCCCGATCGGCCGCCGACCGGGCACACGGCATCGAGGACATACGGCTGCTCTTCGGCTGGGTCCCCGTCGACGACCGCGCTTACGACCGGGCCTGGCAGGTCCAGGAGGCCCTCACCAAGCAGGGCAGGCACCGCAGCGCAGGCGCAGTCGATCTCGTCGTCGCAGCGACCGCCGAGCTGCAGGGGCTTACCCTCCTGCACTGCGACCACGACTTCGAAGGCATCGCCGCACTAACCGGCCAGCCCCTCCAGTGGTACGGCCCGGAGGGGCGTAAGTAG
- the purD gene encoding phosphoribosylamine--glycine ligase, with protein MKVLVIGGGAREHALCRSLSLDPDVSALYCAPGNAGIAEVAELRPVDALDGEAVAALATDLGAELVVVGPEAPLVAGVADAVRAAGIPVFGPSAEAAQLEGSKAFAKDVMAAAGVPTARSYVCTTPEEVDAALDAFGAPYVVKDDGLAAGKGVVVTEDLAAARAHALACDRVVIEEYLDGPEVSLFAVTDGVTVVPLQPAQDFKRALDGDQGPNTGGMGAYSPLPWADPKLVDEVMELVLQPTVDELRRRGTPFSGLLYAGLAITSRGTRVIEFNARFGDPETQVVLARLRTPLARVLLHAAKGTLADEPPLVWREDAAVTVVIASHNYPDTPRTGDPIEGLAEVAAEDAPDAYVLHAGTRREGDAVVSAGGRVLSVTATGSDLAQAREKAYRAVARIRLDGSQHRTDIAAKAAGLG; from the coding sequence GTGAAGGTCCTCGTCATCGGCGGCGGCGCCCGCGAACACGCCCTGTGCCGCTCTCTGTCCCTCGACCCCGACGTCTCCGCGCTGTACTGCGCTCCCGGCAACGCCGGCATCGCCGAGGTGGCCGAGCTCCGCCCGGTCGACGCCCTCGACGGCGAAGCCGTCGCCGCTCTCGCGACCGACCTCGGCGCCGAGCTGGTCGTCGTCGGCCCGGAGGCCCCGCTGGTCGCCGGCGTCGCCGACGCCGTGCGCGCCGCGGGCATCCCGGTCTTCGGCCCGTCCGCCGAAGCGGCGCAGCTCGAAGGCTCCAAGGCCTTCGCCAAGGACGTGATGGCGGCGGCCGGGGTCCCGACCGCGCGCAGCTACGTCTGCACCACCCCGGAGGAGGTGGACGCGGCCCTCGACGCCTTCGGCGCCCCCTACGTCGTCAAGGACGACGGTCTGGCGGCCGGCAAGGGCGTCGTGGTCACCGAGGACCTCGCCGCGGCCCGCGCCCACGCGCTGGCCTGCGACCGCGTGGTCATCGAGGAGTACCTCGACGGGCCCGAGGTCTCCCTCTTCGCCGTCACCGACGGCGTGACCGTGGTCCCGCTCCAGCCCGCGCAGGACTTCAAGCGCGCCCTGGACGGCGACCAGGGCCCCAACACCGGCGGCATGGGCGCCTACTCCCCGCTGCCCTGGGCCGACCCGAAGCTGGTCGACGAGGTCATGGAGCTCGTGCTCCAGCCGACCGTCGACGAGCTGCGCCGCCGCGGCACCCCCTTCTCCGGGCTGCTCTACGCGGGCCTGGCGATCACCAGCCGCGGGACCCGGGTCATCGAGTTCAACGCCCGGTTCGGCGACCCGGAGACCCAGGTGGTCCTGGCCCGGCTGCGCACCCCCCTGGCGCGGGTGCTCCTGCACGCCGCCAAGGGCACCCTGGCCGACGAGCCGCCGCTGGTGTGGCGCGAGGACGCGGCCGTCACGGTCGTGATCGCCTCGCACAACTACCCCGACACCCCCCGGACCGGCGACCCGATCGAGGGCCTGGCCGAGGTGGCCGCCGAGGACGCGCCCGACGCGTACGTGCTGCACGCGGGGACCCGGCGCGAGGGCGACGCCGTCGTCAGCGCGGGCGGCCGCGTGCTGTCGGTGACGGCGACCGGTTCCGATCTGGCGCAGGCGCGGGAGAAGGCGTATAGGGCGGTCGCGCGCATCCGGCTGGACGGCTCGCAGCACCGTACGGACATCGCCGCCAAGGCGGCCGGCCTCGGCTGA
- a CDS encoding type II toxin-antitoxin system VapB family antitoxin: MSRTVIDLDDELLADVAKALGTSTKKETVNTALREVLENRRRALALTRLRAAADEGAFDLTLFEDKRNYRR, from the coding sequence ATGAGCCGGACAGTCATAGACCTCGATGACGAGCTGCTGGCAGACGTAGCCAAAGCCCTGGGCACCAGTACCAAGAAGGAGACGGTCAACACAGCCTTGCGCGAGGTACTGGAGAACAGGCGGCGGGCGCTGGCCCTGACCCGCCTGCGCGCCGCGGCCGACGAAGGCGCGTTCGATCTGACGCTCTTCGAGGACAAGCGGAACTACCGACGGTGA